AAATTCGGCATAACGATCGCGCGGGCAAACTACCGCACCGTATGGGGCAGAACCCCTTTCAGTGCCGCACCATCGCGTAGATGTAAATGCCAGTTGTCAGGTCGGGTTATCGTAAGCTTTTATATTTTTCCATCATAAAACACGCAGCCGATCGGGTTGCAGTCCACTTGAGGTCGCCCGTGCGTACGATCGCCTCGAACTCATCTTCATCGGCGATCGCTACTCTCACTGCTCAGGATAAGATGGAAGGAATTTCGCCTGAGATTTAGCGATGGGCAGAACCACTGGAGAACGGCAAAAGCTTCTCGAAGAGTTACGTGAAATTGCAAGACAGCGTGGTGGAAGTTGTCTTTCCAATGAATACGTAAATTCTAGCTATAAGCTACTTTTTAAGTGTAAGCATGGACATCAGTTTGAATCTTGCCGAGATTATCTCAAGGCAGGTAATTGGTGCCCCTTTTGTGCTGGAAGGGGAAGAAGTATTAAGGATTTACAGGACATAGCGAGTAAATTTGGTGGACATTGCTTGTCTAACCAGTTTCTAGGGATGAATATTAAGCATCTTTGGAGATGTGCAGAAGGACATCAGTGGGAGGCTATACCACAGAATATTAAAACTTTGGGCAGGTGGTGCCCAGTGTGTGGTCGTGCAAAGAGTGCCAAAAATCGAAGAAGACATACTCTGCAAGATATGCAGAACTTAGCTCGTTCATTTGGAGGTGTCTGTCTGTCATCTCAATTTGAGAGTGTCATTAAGAAGTTGACTTGGCAATGTTCAGAGGGACATATTTGGGAAGCAGAACCTCATCATATTAAAAATGGCGGATGGTGTCCTGTGTGCGCTCAGAAAAACCGTGCAGAAAAACGCAAAACACATACGCTAGAAGAAATGCAGGCATTCGCTACTAACAAAGATGGTCGGTGTATATCCTCTGAGTTCGTTAATGTTAAAGCTAGACTTTTATGGGAATGTGCTAAGGGTCATCAGTGGATGGCTAATGCTGACAATATTATTAATGGAGGGAAATGGTGTCCTGTTTGTTCAGGAAATCAACTAAAGACTCTTGAGGATATGCAAGAGATTGCTTTAAGACGTGGAGGAAAATGCTTATCAACTGTATATGAAGGAATTAATAAGAAGCTTTTGTGGGAATGTCAGGAAGGACATCGTTGGGAAACAATTCCATCTGTAATTATAAGAGGAGGATGGTGTACTACTTGCAGTGCAGGGTTAGGAGAACGTATCTGCCGGGAATTTTTTGAGCAGCTTTTTGAGCATCCTTTCAAAAAAGCTAGACCGAACTGGCTTCGTAATTCTGAAGGTCATCAGATGGAGTTAGATGGTTATTCTCAAACATTAAAAATTGCTTTTGAACATCAAGGAACACAGCATTATAAAAATATTGAATTTTTCAATTCATCAAAAAATAAATTTATCAAAACTCAGAATAATGACCAAGATAAGCGTGATTTATGTAAGAAAAACGGAATCGTTCTTATCGAAGTTCCGTCAATCCTAGAAATACTCAAAATTGAAAATACTAAATCTTTTATTCGGCATGAATTATTGAAAAATGGTATTTGTCTGCCTCCCAATTTTAATGACAAACAGGTAGATTTAAATGCAGTTTATTCTCCTAATAAATTAGAAGAATTACAGACTATTGCCTTAGAGCGTGGTGGAAGACTGCTCTCTGAGAAATATTTGGGTATATTTGAACACCTAGAATGGGAATGTGCTAAAGGTCATAGGTTTCAAGCAGCTCCAAACAACGTAAAAAATAGTGGTAGTTGGTGTCCAAGATGTCTTGGCAGGGGTAAAAATATTCAAGAGATGCACTCTGTAGCAGTTGCGCGCGGTGGTAAGTGTTTATCGAAGAAGTACATTAATAGCATCACTCCTCTTTTGTGGGAGTGCCAACAAGGTCACAAATGGAACGCTAGACCCAGTAATGTGCTTTTTGGTACTTGGTGTCCTATCTGCGCCAAGAAAAATAGACCGTTGAGTAGACGAAAATCTATTGAACAAATGCCACCTAACACATCACGGTAGCAGACGGACGAAAGCCACTGGTGCTGAGTTCAACGTTATTAGACACCCCTGTATTTTGCCGTTAGCCCTCTAAATGACTAAATTGGTAATTGAAGGGGGTTAACTATGAGTCGATTAACGCTTCGATTACCAGAAACACTACATCAGCAATTGATTACCTTAGCTGAGAGCGAAGGTGTTTCCTTAAATCAGTACATTGTTTATGCGCTCACTCGTCAGGTTGCTTTTGCATATACAGTCCAAGCAACACCTACTGAGGAGGTCAAGCAACAACAGCAAGCTTTTGTAGCTTTACTCAAGGACTTAGGGCAAGCACCTTTAACAGAAGTTAAATCAGTTTTGAATCAACGAGAAGTGGTTCAGCCAGAAGAAGAATTAAGCCCTGATGTTGTTGCTCGGTTTCAGCAACGCCTTCGTGATGCTTCAAATACTTGAGGTTGTCGTGGCAAGTGCTAATATATGCAGCTTTTTAACAGTTGTGGCATCAGGGCTTAAAGCTGAGAGCGGTGTTTCAAGTTGAGTTGAAATGCCGCTCTCAGAGTTGTCTTTGGCTTCTACCTACGTTCAGGATGTCCGCAGGTTAGGGTAGCTGACGCTCGGTTTAGAAACCTCTTGCAGAGCTTGAGGCTTGGACTGCGCGAAGGTCATAACGGTCAAGGTTCATCACCTTGTCCCAGGCTGCTACGAAGTCATTGACAAACTTCTGCTGGGAGTCCACGCAGCCGTAGACTTCTGCGATCGCGCGGAGTTGAGAGTTTGAGCCGAAGATGAGGTCAACGCGGGTTGCAGTCCACTTGAGATCGCCCGATTTGCGATCGCGCCCCTCAAACTCATATTCATCCTCAGAAGTCGCCTTCCAGGTCGTACCCAGATCGAGCAGGTTCACAAAGAAGTCATTAGTCAACGCCTCTGGACGATGGGTGAAGACGCCGTGCTTAGACCCGCCAACGTTCGCACCCAGGACGCGCAAGCCGCCTAAGAGAGCCGTCATCTGAGGGGCTGACAGGCTCAACAATTGCGAGCGATCCACCAGCATCTCTTCAAGCGATTGGCTGTGTTTGCCGCTGGTGTAGTTGCGGAAGCCGTCTGCAACTGGCTCAAGGGGGGCGAAGGATTCCACATCCGTCTTCTCTTGCAATGCATCCGTGCGCCCCGGCTTGAAGGGAACCGTTACATCGTGACCCGCATTTTTCGCCGCTTGTTCAATCCCCGCACAGCCACCCAGAACGATCAGGTCTGCGATTGAAACCCGCTTCCCGCCAGACTGCGAGTTGTTGAACTCCTGTTGAATGCCCTCTAGGGTTTGCAGTACGGTTGACAGTTGTTCTGGCTGGTTGACTTCCCAATCTTTCTGCGGTTCTAGACGAATCCGCGCCCCATTCGCGCCACCGCGCATATCGGAGCAACGGAAAGTTGACGCCGACGCCCAAGCGGTGGAAACCAGTTGGGAGACAGACAAGCCCGATGCTAGAATCTTGGCTTTGAGAGCGGTGATGTCCTGCTCATCAATTAACGGATGGTCAACTGCGGGAATCGGATCTTGCCACAAGAATTCCTCCTGGGGTACCTCTGGGCCGAGGTAGCGCGATCGCGGCCCCATGTCGCGGTGCGTTAGCTTAAACCACGCCTTAGCAAACGCCTCAGCAAGCTCATCCGGGTTATCGTGGTAACGCCGCGCGATCGGGTTATAGATGGGGTCCATCTTCATCGCCATATCCGCCGTAGTCATCATCGGGGCGTGTCGTTTTGATGGATCGTGGGCATCGGGTACCGTACCTGCACCCGCATCGCCCTTGGGTTTCCACTGCCATGCACCCGCCGGACTCTTGGTTAGCTCCCAGTCATATTTAAACAGGGTTTCTAGATAGCTGTTATCCCACTGCGTCGGCGTGGGAGTCCATGCACCTTCAATTCCGCTGGTGATTGCATCGACGCCGATCCCTGTATTGAAGGAGTTCTTCCAGCCGAGGCCTTGATCGACGATGGTAGCTCCCCCAGGTTCAGCCCCGACGTGCGTTGCTTCGCCCGCGCCGTGGCATTTGCCAAACGTATGTCCGCCAGCGGTGAGAGCAACTGTTTCGGCATCGTTCATCGCCATGCGACCAAAGGTTTCGCGAATATCGCGCCCTGAACCGACCGGATCGGGTTCGCCGTCTGGCCCTTCTGGGTTGACGTAGATTAGACCCATCTGAACGGCGGCGAGGGGATTCATCAGCACGCGCTCTTCTTCTTCTGGGTAACGCTCGTTGTCAAGCCAGGTTTTCTCAGAACCCCAGTAAATATCTTCCTCTGGCTGCCAAACATCTACGCGCCCGCCAGCAAAGCCCAAGGTCTTGAAGCCCATTGACTCTAGAGCGCAGTTGCCCGCGAAGATCATTAGGTCGGCCCAGGAGATTTTCTTGCCGTATTTCTGCTTGATGGGCCACAGCAGCATCCGCGCTTTGTCGAGGTTGGCATTGTCGGGCCAACTGTTGAGGGGTTCAAACCGCTGGCTACCCGAACCCGCACCGCCGCGACCGTCACCGATCCGATA
This genomic interval from Desertifilum tharense IPPAS B-1220 contains the following:
- a CDS encoding YlcI/YnfO family protein translates to MSRLTLRLPETLHQQLITLAESEGVSLNQYIVYALTRQVAFAYTVQATPTEEVKQQQQAFVALLKDLGQAPLTEVKSVLNQREVVQPEEELSPDVVARFQQRLRDASNT
- the katG gene encoding catalase/peroxidase HPI; its protein translation is MSSGSGCPFTGNGQKSQPRQVTANRDWWPNYLNLSILHQHTPQGNPMGEEFNYAEEFKSLDLAALRADIYELMTTSQDWWPADYGHYGPLFIRMAWHSAGTYRIGDGRGGAGSGSQRFEPLNSWPDNANLDKARMLLWPIKQKYGKKISWADLMIFAGNCALESMGFKTLGFAGGRVDVWQPEEDIYWGSEKTWLDNERYPEEEERVLMNPLAAVQMGLIYVNPEGPDGEPDPVGSGRDIRETFGRMAMNDAETVALTAGGHTFGKCHGAGEATHVGAEPGGATIVDQGLGWKNSFNTGIGVDAITSGIEGAWTPTPTQWDNSYLETLFKYDWELTKSPAGAWQWKPKGDAGAGTVPDAHDPSKRHAPMMTTADMAMKMDPIYNPIARRYHDNPDELAEAFAKAWFKLTHRDMGPRSRYLGPEVPQEEFLWQDPIPAVDHPLIDEQDITALKAKILASGLSVSQLVSTAWASASTFRCSDMRGGANGARIRLEPQKDWEVNQPEQLSTVLQTLEGIQQEFNNSQSGGKRVSIADLIVLGGCAGIEQAAKNAGHDVTVPFKPGRTDALQEKTDVESFAPLEPVADGFRNYTSGKHSQSLEEMLVDRSQLLSLSAPQMTALLGGLRVLGANVGGSKHGVFTHRPEALTNDFFVNLLDLGTTWKATSEDEYEFEGRDRKSGDLKWTATRVDLIFGSNSQLRAIAEVYGCVDSQQKFVNDFVAAWDKVMNLDRYDLRAVQASSSARGF